A window of the Phragmites australis chromosome 20, lpPhrAust1.1, whole genome shotgun sequence genome harbors these coding sequences:
- the LOC133901474 gene encoding BTB/POZ and MATH domain-containing protein 1-like, whose amino-acid sequence MAEQKACNTFSARDVRYFHFFVSHSATKDLAAGQFVETIVTFVPGFKCTARCWPHCVLGIEPGWIKLSVVVTRTNHPLVRAPKVVVAHIELRTRIGLPVRTAMWEQELATGDCVGGASVLARRDEVEKDCVVDDHFIALCTVAILDWPPQALPLPSGVGNDIFNMPDLMDVSFQVEGETFKAHRLVLAARSPVFKAELFGEMVESRASSITIDDMRAPTFKFMMDYMYYNVLPPLAPGDASGMLEFQHLFVAADRYALDKLKQACEEIMCTSISKNTVVSTLEFTEEHTCPKLKSKCLGFLDVAENFKEVGSTKEYLRLMNSYPSLQVEVGNWFKRRRIV is encoded by the coding sequence ATGGCCGAACAGAAAGCATGCAACACCTTCTCAGCTAGGGACGTCCGGTACTTCCACTTCTTCGTGAGCCACTCGGCCACAAAGGATCTCGCCGCCGGCCAGTTCGTCGAGACCATCGTCACGTTCGTCCCGGGATTCAAGTGCACCGCGAGGTGTTGGCCGCACTGTGTCTTGGGGATCGAACCGGGCTGGATCAAGCTTTCCGTCGTCGTCACTCGCACGAATCACCCATTGGTGAGGGCCCCCAAGGTGGTGGTAGCCCACATAGAACTACGGACCAGGATTGGGCTGCCGGTTCGCACGGCGATGTGGGAGCAAGAGCTCGCTACCGGCGACTGCGTCGGAGGCGCCTCCGTGCTCGCTAGGAGGGACGAAGTCGAGAAGGATTGTGTTGTGGATGACCACTTCATTGCGCTTTGCACCGTAGCCATCCTAGACTGGCCGCCACAGGCTCTGCCGCTCCCTTCCGGTGTAGGGAACGATATATTCAACATGCCGGACCTCATGGACGTCTCCTTCCAAGTAGAAGGTGAGACTTTCAAGGCGCACCGCCTCGTTCTCGCTGCTCGCTCGCCGGTCTTCAAAGCAGAGCTCTTTGGCGAGATGGTCGAGAGCAGGGCGAGCTCTATCACCATTGATGACATGAGGGCACCCACCTTCAAATTTATGATGGATTACATGTACTACAATGTGCTGCCCCCGCTTGCTCCTGGCGATGCCTCTGggatgttggaattccagcATCTATTTGTAGCTGCCGACAGGTACGCCTTGGACAAGCTAAAACAGGCATGCGAAGAGATAATGTGTACCAGCATCTCGAAAAACACGGTGGTATCAACCTTGGAGTTTACGGAAGAGCACACATGCCCTAAACTCAAGTCGAAGTGCCTTGGTTTCCTTGatgttgctgaaaattttaAGGAGGTCGGGTCAACCAAAGAGTACCTCCGCTTAATGAACTCCTACCCGTCTTTACAAGTGGAAGTGGGGAATTGGTTCAAGAGACGACGGATAGTGTGA